The following proteins come from a genomic window of Panicum hallii strain FIL2 chromosome 8, PHallii_v3.1, whole genome shotgun sequence:
- the LOC112902710 gene encoding purple acid phosphatase 4-like — MAPAELLLVVVVTAAAALLLAAPASAALPRVLHAPKADGTLAVLAVGDWGRRGQFNQTLVAQQMGEVGQKMDIDFVISTGDNIYDDGIANTSDPLFKESFSNIYTAKSLQKPWYLVLGNHDYTGNPLAQLDPAIRNVDSRYTAIAKSFIVNSGFADFFLVDTTPFILHYWNNTKFDWRGVAPRDTYITNILKDLEYALTESKAAWKIVVGHHPISSGCGHGNNTELEELLLPVLKAHGVDMYVNGHDHCLQRISSRDSHLQFLTSGGGSKAWAGKFKATPDKVEFLYDGQGFMSMRLSKTEAHLAFFDVAGNALHCWGLTKTAAAGRASLA, encoded by the exons ATGGCTCCGGCAGAGCTCctgctcgtcgtcgtcgtgACCGCGGCGGCAGCGTTGCTtctggcggcgccggcgagcgccgCGCTGCCGCGGGTGTTGCACGCGCCCAAGGCCGACGGGACGCTCGCCGTCCTTGCCGTCGGCGACTGGGGCCGGCGTGGGCAGTTCAACCAGACCTTGGTTGCCCAGCAG ATGGGAGAGGTGGGGCAGAAGATGgacatcgacttcgtcatctccACCGGCGACAACATCTACGACGACGGCATCGCCAACACCAGCGACCCGCTCTTCAAGGAGTCCTTCTCCAACATCTACACCGCCAAGAGCCTCCAGAAGCCTTGGTACCTCG TCCTTGGCAACCATGACTACACCGGCAATCCGCTCGCACAGCTAGACCCTGCCATTCGCAACGTGGACAGCCGGTACACCGCCATTGCAAAGTCTTTCATCGTCAACTCAG GGTTTGCGGATTTCTTCCTCGTCGACACGACGCCGTTCATCCTCCATTACTGGAACAACACCAAGTTTGATTGGAGAGGGGTTGCTCCTCGCGACACCTACATCACAAACATACTCAAG GATCTGGAGTACGCGCTGACGGAATCCAAGGCCGCCTGGAAGATCGTCGTCGGCCACCACCCCATCAGCAGCGGCTGCGGGCACGGGAACAACACTGAGCTCGAGGAGTTGCTTCTCCCGGTCCTCAAG GCCCACGGCGTCGACATGTACGTGAACGGCCATGACCACTGCCTGCAGCGCATCAGCAGCAGAGACAG TCATCTTCAGTTCCTGACGAGTGGCGGCGGGTCCAAGGCGTGGGCTGGCAAGTTCAAGGCCACCCCCGACAAGGTGGAGTTCCTCTACGACGGGCAGGGGTTCATGTCGATGCGCCTGAGCAAGACGGAGGCCCACCTCGCCTTCTTCGACGTCGCCGGCAACGCCCTGCACTGCTGGGGCCTCACCAAGACTGCAGCAGCTGGGCGCGCTAGCTTAGCTTGA